TACCTGCTGTTCAACAGCAACGAAAACGTCCAGCAGTTCTCGCTCAAGACCCACCTCAATGAAACGCTGACCCTCGGCGCGATCCACTATCAGTTCTGGCTGGACGAGAAAAACTACATGGGTGCGCAGGTCAGCGATCGGCGCTTTGCGGACGAGAGTGTGGTTTTCCTCGACTGGACCCCGACGCCGTCGTTCTATACGTCGCTCTCCTATAACTGGGTCAAGCCGCTGGCCGCTGCCAGGCAGGTGTTCGGCGATGACCAGAAATTCAGTGCGCTGGAACTGTACTTCACCTACCGCTATTAAGTGCCGCGAGCCTTCGCGGCCGCGCAGGAGTGCTTCACCATGAACACGTTTTTGCGTAACACCTTATTGGGCGCTGTAGTGTCGTTGCTGGCCAGCGGTGTGTGCCTGGCTGAAGAGCGCACGGTGCGGATCTACAACTGGATCGAATACCTGCCACCTGAAGTGCTCAAGAGCTTCCAGGAGGAAACGGGCATCCGTCCGATCTACGACGTTTTTGACAGTGTCGAAACCCTGGAGTCCAAGCTGCTGACCGGCAATTCCGGGTATGACGTGGTGTACCCCGGCAGCGCCAACCTGAGTCACCTGATCGCCGCCGGTGCCGTCCAGCCGCTGGACCGCAACCAGCTGCCGAACTGGCGGCACCTGGACCCGGAGTTCATGAAAACCCTGGAAGCTGCCGGTGATACGGGCAACCGCTACGCAGCACCGTATCTATGGGGCACCACGCTGATCGGCTACAACGTCGACAAGGTTCAGCAAGTCCTGGGCGCCAATGTGCAGATGAACACCTGGGACATGATCTTCAAGGAAGAGAACCTCGCCAAGCTGGCCAGTTGCGGTGTCGGTTTCCTCGACGCGGCCAATGAAATCGTGCCCATCGCCTTGCACTACAAGGGCCTCGACCCCAACAGCCAGAAGCGCGAAGACTACCCGCAGGCCCAGGCGGCGATGATGAAGATTCGCCCGCACATCACCTACTTCAACTCCTCACGCTACGGCATGGACCTGGCCAACGGTGACATTTGCGTAGCCGTCGGCTGGTCGGGTGGCGTGGCGCTGGCCAAGCAACTGGCCGATGCGGCCGGCAAGGGCGTCAGGGTGGAGATGGCGTTACCCAAGGAAGGCGCGCCGATGTGGTCGGACGTGATGATGGTGCCGACCAACGCCCCCCATACCAAAGAAGCCTATGAGTTCATCAACTACATCCTGCGCCCTGACGTCATTGCCCGGATCAGCAACAAGATCGGTTACCCCAATCCGAACAAGGACGCCACCGCACTGGTGAACGCCGAGATCCGTAATAACCCCAACATGTATGTGCCGGACGAAGCGCGCAAAACACTGTTCGCTCTGCAG
The Pseudomonas sp. GR 6-02 genome window above contains:
- a CDS encoding polyamine ABC transporter substrate-binding protein, which gives rise to MNTFLRNTLLGAVVSLLASGVCLAEERTVRIYNWIEYLPPEVLKSFQEETGIRPIYDVFDSVETLESKLLTGNSGYDVVYPGSANLSHLIAAGAVQPLDRNQLPNWRHLDPEFMKTLEAAGDTGNRYAAPYLWGTTLIGYNVDKVQQVLGANVQMNTWDMIFKEENLAKLASCGVGFLDAANEIVPIALHYKGLDPNSQKREDYPQAQAAMMKIRPHITYFNSSRYGMDLANGDICVAVGWSGGVALAKQLADAAGKGVRVEMALPKEGAPMWSDVMMVPTNAPHTKEAYEFINYILRPDVIARISNKIGYPNPNKDATALVNAEIRNNPNMYVPDEARKTLFALQPMPAAVERIRTRTWTTIKTNR